The genomic window GCTTCCTGATCATAGGAGGGTGCATCCTGAATGGCAATATAATGAAATCTTAAGTGCTTCATGCCTCCTGAACGAATAAGCATCCTGAAAAATTCACCGGTCCGCCCCGGTTTGGCAAGCAGTTCCAAGAGCCCGGTTAAAATAAGAGAAAAGCCGAAAGCAAAACGCATCAGAGGTTTTCCGAACACTTCCCTTTTGGATACCTTCAGGGATAATTTCTGGGACAAACGTGTCAACAGGGGTGACAAATAGAAGGTTTTACCGCTTTTGGTGTTGATAAAATATAAATAGACCAGCCAGCTCACCTCACTGTCATCAACACTCGAGGGTAAATAAAGGGAAGGCTTCAGATTCAAAATTTTGTTCAGGGCTCCGTGCTCCTCAAGCATATTGGGGTAGCGATCTTTGCTGAAACCCGGGGAAATGGCTAAATCTATAGGTCTCTCAAGCAATGCAAGAATGCCATCGAAATGACCGTATTTCATGAACCCGGTTACCAGTTGAGGAAGAAACCCCCGGCGATCACTATAAATGGTCCAGGATATGGATGTCAACAAATGATGTTTGGAAGTTTTGTCAAATAGATTGTGCAGCACTTCAAAAGGATCCTGATAAACATCCT from Bacteroidales bacterium includes these protein-coding regions:
- a CDS encoding radical SAM protein — translated: MKIQKIYPKSIKPWKPALDLVPHLTIETNMTCNFCCNICYNLNTTYVKDLEDVYNEIDIGISKRKVDTMTIMGGEPTLYPELCQVISYISSKNIFCQLLTNGYLIYTEGGEQFLDNLVRAGLNRIIFHVDLGQDVYQDPFEVLHNLFDKTSKHHLLTSISWTIYSDRRGFLPQLVTGFMKYGHFDGILALLERPIDLAISPGFSKDRYPNMLEEHGALNKILNLKPSLYLPSSVDDSEVSWLVYLYFINTKSGKTFYLSPLLTRLSQKLSLKVSKREVFGKPLMRFAFGFSLILTGLLELLAKPGRTGEFFRMLIRSGGMKHLRFHYIAIQDAPSYDQEA